A window of the Mus pahari chromosome 1, PAHARI_EIJ_v1.1, whole genome shotgun sequence genome harbors these coding sequences:
- the LOC110331395 gene encoding olfactory receptor 51I2-like produces the protein MGGEARNSSGLPPFILTGLPGMETSQHWLFLLLGVLYTVSIVGNSLILFIIKEEESLHQPMYYFLPVLSLNDLGVSFSTLATVLGVFCFHLREISFNSCMSQMFFIHLFSFMESGILLAMSFDRYVAICNPLRYSTVLTDARVMWMGICVFFRSFCMIFPLPFLLKRLPFCKANVLSHAYCLHPDMIRLPCGDITINNIFGLFIVISTFGLDSALILLSYVLILRSVLAIASREERLKTLNTCVSHLCAVLIFYVPMVGVSMAARYGRHAPRYVHTLLSLVYLFVPPMLNPVIYSIKTKEIRRRLHRILLGTKI, from the coding sequence ATGGGAGGTGAAGCCCGCAACAGCTCTGGGTTGCCTCCCTTCATCTTGACAGGACTGCCAGGGATGGAGACCTCCCAGCACTGGTTGTTCCTGCTCCTTGGTGTCCTTTACACTGTCTCCATAGTGGGCAATTCCCTGATCCTTTTTATCATCAAGGAGGAAGAGAGTCTTCACCAACCCATGTACTACTTCCTGCCTGTGCTGTCACTCAATGACCTGGGTGTGTCTTTCTCCACACTGGCCACAGTCTTGGGTGTGTTTTGCTTCCACTTAAGAGAGATCAGTTTTAACTCTTGTATGTCCCAAATGTTCTTTAtccatcttttctctttcatggAGTCTGGGATTCTGCTGGCCATGAGCTTTGATCGCTATGTAGCCATCTGTAACCCGTTGCGCTATTCCACTGTGCTCACTGATGCCCGTGTGATGTGGATGGGTATATGTGTATTCTTTCGAAGTTTCTGCATGATTTTCCCATTACCTTTCCTTCTGAAGAGGTTGCCCTTCTGCAAGGCTAATGTGCTCTCCCATGCCTACTGTCTGCATCCAGACATGATTCGCCTGCCCTGTGGGGATATTACCATTAATAATATATTTGGATTGTTCATAGTCATCTCTACCTTTGGTCTGGATTCTGCACTGATTCTCCTCTCTTATGTTCTCATACTTCGCTCTGTGCTTGCTATTGCCTCCAGGGAAGAAAGGCTGAAGACGCTGAACACGTGTGTGTCACACCTGTGTGCTGTGCTAATTTTCTATGTGCCCATGGTAGGTGTGTCCATGGCTGCTCGCTATGGGAGGCATGCCCCAAGGTATGTGCATACTCTCCTATcacttgtttatctgtttgtgcCTCCAATGCTCAACCCTGTTATTTATTCTATCAAGACCAAGGAGATTCGTCGAAGGCTTCACAGGATCCTGCTGGGGACTAAGATTTGA
- the LOC110331572 gene encoding olfactory receptor 51I2-like — MGGEAHNSSGLPPFILTGLPGMETSQHWFFLLLGVLYTVSIVGNALILFIIKEEESLHQPMYYFLSLLSGNDLGVSFSTLPTVLGVFCFHLREISFNSCMSQMFFIHLFSFMESGILLAMSFDRYVAICNPLRYSTVLTDARVIWMGICVFFRSFCMIFPLPFLLKRLPFCKANVLSHAYCLHPDLIRLPCGDTSINNIFGLSIVISTFGLDSALILLSYVLILRSVLAIASREERMKTLNTCVSHLCAVLIFYVPKVGVSMFARYGRHTPHYVHTLLSLIYLFVPPMLNPVIYSIKTKEIRRRLCKILLGSKF; from the coding sequence ATGGGAGGTGAAGCCCACAACAGCTCTGGGTTGCCTCCCTTCATCTTGACAGGACTGCCAGGGATGGAGACCTCCCAGCACTGGTTCTTCCTGCTCCTTGGTGTCCTTTACACTGTCTCCATAGTGGGCAATGCCCTGATCCTTTTCATCATCAAGGAGGAAGAGAGTCTTCACCAACCCATGTactacttcctgtctctgctgtcaGGCAATGACCTGGGTGTGTCTTTCTCCACACTGCCTACAGTTCTGGGAGTGTTTTGTTTCCACTTAAGAGAGATCAGTTTTAACTCCTGCATGTCCCAAATGTTCTTTAtccatcttttctctttcatggAGTCTGGGATTCTGCTGGCCATGAGCTTTGATCGCTATGTAGCCATCTGTAACCCATTGCGCTATTCCACTGTGCTCACTGATGCCCGTGTGATATGGATGGgtatatgtgttttctttagaaGTTTCTGCATGATTTTCCCATTACCTTTCCTTCTGAAGAGGTTGCCCTTCTGCAAGGCTAATGTGCTCTCCCATGCCTACTGTCTGCATCCAGATCTGATTCGACTGCCTTGTGGTGACACTTccataaataatatatttggtCTGTCCATTGTCATCTCTACCTTTGGTCTGGATTCTGCACTGATTCTCCTCTCTTATGTTCTCATACTTCGCTCTGTGCTTGCTATTGCCTCCcgggaagaaagaatgaaaacattgaATACGTGTGTGTCACACCTGTGTGCTGTGCTCATCTTCTATGTGCCTAAGGTAGGTGTGTCCATGTTTGCTCGCTATGGGAGGCATACCCCTCACTATGTACACACACTTTTGTCACTCATCTATCTCTTTGTTCCTCCAATGCTCAACCCTGTCATCTATTCCATCAAAACCAAGGAGATTCGTCGGAGGCTTTGCAAAATCCTGCTGGGGAGCAAATTTTGA